The Streptomyces europaeiscabiei genome window below encodes:
- a CDS encoding MFS transporter — protein MRPGRNRGWLLRLVIAFGFAQGAVSMARPAVSYRALALGADERAIGVIAGVYALLPLFAAVPLGRRTDRGRCAPLLPVGVVLISGGCVMSGLANSLAAMAVWSGVMGLGHLSFVIGAQSLVARQSAPHEHDRNFGHFTIGASLGQLVGPIAAGALIGGPDMARTSALALVVAGAGAAVAFTSLWRIERPVEPKSRTAQGERVPVHRILRTRGVPGGIFISLAVLSATDILTAYLPVVGEHRGIAPSVIGALLSLRAAATIACRLVMTPMLRLLGRTALLTVTCVLGAVLCAGIALPVPVWALALILAALGFCLGVGQPLSMTTVVQAAPDEARSTALALRLTGNRLGQAGAPAAAGLIAGVAGVAAPFVMLGALLLVSSGIALRSPAQPGQGSGRSEKEKEKGKEKGKEQSNGSGKGKRKGSRPRVCLGRKRDI, from the coding sequence GTGAGGCCCGGTAGGAACCGCGGCTGGCTGCTCCGCCTCGTCATCGCCTTCGGCTTCGCGCAGGGGGCGGTGTCGATGGCCCGGCCCGCCGTGTCCTACCGGGCCCTCGCGTTGGGCGCCGACGAGCGGGCGATCGGTGTGATCGCGGGGGTCTACGCCCTGCTCCCGCTGTTCGCCGCCGTTCCGCTCGGCCGCAGGACCGACCGGGGCCGGTGCGCACCCCTGCTGCCCGTGGGTGTCGTCCTCATATCCGGCGGTTGCGTCATGAGCGGCCTGGCGAACTCGCTGGCGGCGATGGCCGTGTGGAGCGGCGTGATGGGCCTCGGGCACCTCTCCTTCGTGATCGGTGCCCAGTCGCTGGTGGCCCGCCAGTCCGCGCCGCACGAACACGACCGCAACTTCGGCCACTTCACCATCGGCGCCTCCCTCGGCCAACTGGTCGGCCCGATCGCCGCGGGCGCCCTGATCGGCGGCCCGGACATGGCCCGTACGAGCGCCCTGGCGCTGGTGGTGGCGGGCGCCGGGGCGGCGGTCGCGTTCACCTCGCTGTGGCGGATAGAGCGTCCGGTCGAGCCCAAGTCCCGCACGGCGCAGGGGGAGCGGGTCCCTGTGCACCGCATCCTGCGCACCCGGGGAGTGCCGGGCGGCATCTTCATCAGCCTCGCCGTGCTGTCGGCCACCGACATCCTCACCGCGTATCTCCCGGTCGTCGGTGAGCACCGGGGCATCGCGCCCTCGGTGATCGGTGCCCTGCTGAGTCTGCGCGCGGCGGCGACCATCGCGTGCCGTCTGGTGATGACCCCCATGCTGCGGCTGCTCGGCCGGACCGCGCTGCTCACCGTCACCTGTGTGCTCGGGGCCGTACTGTGCGCCGGGATCGCGCTGCCGGTGCCGGTGTGGGCGCTGGCCCTGATACTCGCCGCACTCGGGTTCTGCCTCGGGGTCGGACAGCCGCTGTCCATGACGACGGTGGTGCAGGCCGCGCCGGACGAGGCCCGGTCCACCGCCCTCGCGCTGCGGCTCACGGGAAACCGGCTGGGGCAGGCAGGGGCGCCCGCCGCCGCCGGTCTGATCGCCGGTGTCGCGGGTGTGGCCGCGCCCTTCGTGATGCTCGGCGCGCTGCTGCTGGTGTCGTCGGGCATCGCCCTGCGCTCACCGGCGCAGCCGGGGCAGGGGAGCGGCAGGTCGGAGAAGGAGAAGGAGAAGGGCAAGGAAAAGGGCAAGGAGCAGAGCAACGGGAGCGGGAAGGGGAAGCGGAAGGGCTCTCGGCCTCGTGTGTGCCTGGGCCGGAAGAGGGATATCTGA
- a CDS encoding CitMHS family transporter, producing MLTILGFAMIATFLVLIMMKKMSPIAALVLIPALFCVFVGKGAHLGDYVIEGVGNLAPTAAMLMFAIVYFGLMIDVGLFDPIVRGILKFCKADPLRIVVGTALLAAIVSLDGDGSTTFMITVSAMYPLYKRLKMSLVVMTGVAATANGVMNTLPWGGPTARAATALKLDAADIFVPMIPALLVGLLFVFILAYFLGLRERKRLGVLSLDEVLEQEKIVKDEEQSESEETVLVGAGAASSAVGSGDDQGRTAKATGGAGSGTDSEDDDEDDVRLQGLDPNRPTLRPKLYWFNALLTVTLLTAMIMEWLPIPVLFLLGAALALTVNFPHIPDQKARLAAHADNVLNVSGMVFAAAVFTGVLQGTGMVDSMAKWIVDGIPGGMGPHMALVTGFLSLPLTYFMSNDGFYFGVLPVLAEAGAAHGVSPLEIARASLVGQPLHMSSPLVPAVYVLVGMAKVEFGDHTKFVVKWAAATSLIILGAGVLFGII from the coding sequence ATGCTGACCATCCTCGGCTTCGCCATGATCGCGACCTTCCTGGTCCTGATCATGATGAAGAAGATGTCGCCGATCGCGGCACTCGTACTGATCCCCGCGCTCTTCTGCGTGTTCGTCGGAAAGGGAGCCCATCTCGGCGACTACGTCATCGAAGGGGTGGGCAACCTCGCGCCCACCGCCGCGATGCTGATGTTCGCCATCGTCTACTTCGGGCTCATGATCGACGTCGGTCTCTTCGACCCGATCGTCCGAGGCATCCTGAAGTTCTGCAAGGCCGACCCGCTGCGCATCGTCGTCGGCACGGCCCTGCTCGCCGCGATCGTCTCGCTGGACGGCGACGGCTCGACCACCTTCATGATCACCGTCTCGGCGATGTACCCGCTGTACAAGCGCCTGAAGATGAGCCTGGTCGTGATGACCGGTGTCGCCGCCACCGCCAACGGCGTGATGAACACACTGCCCTGGGGCGGCCCCACCGCCCGCGCCGCCACCGCGCTCAAGCTCGACGCCGCCGACATCTTCGTCCCGATGATCCCGGCGCTCCTCGTCGGCCTGCTCTTCGTCTTCATCCTGGCCTACTTCCTCGGCCTGCGGGAGCGCAAGCGCCTCGGTGTACTGAGCCTCGACGAGGTGCTGGAGCAGGAGAAGATCGTCAAGGACGAGGAGCAGTCCGAGTCCGAGGAGACCGTGCTCGTCGGCGCGGGCGCGGCGTCCTCCGCCGTCGGTTCCGGGGACGACCAGGGCCGTACGGCGAAGGCCACCGGCGGGGCGGGCTCCGGTACCGACTCCGAGGACGACGACGAGGACGACGTCCGTCTCCAGGGCCTGGACCCCAACCGTCCGACGCTGCGCCCCAAGCTGTACTGGTTCAACGCCCTGCTCACGGTCACGCTGCTCACTGCCATGATCATGGAGTGGCTGCCGATCCCGGTCCTCTTCCTGCTCGGCGCCGCGCTCGCCCTGACGGTCAACTTCCCCCACATCCCCGACCAGAAGGCCCGGCTGGCCGCCCACGCCGACAACGTCCTCAACGTCTCCGGCATGGTCTTCGCCGCCGCCGTCTTCACCGGCGTCCTCCAGGGCACCGGCATGGTCGACTCGATGGCCAAGTGGATCGTCGACGGCATCCCGGGCGGCATGGGCCCGCACATGGCCCTCGTCACCGGCTTCCTGAGCCTGCCGCTCACCTACTTCATGTCCAACGACGGCTTCTACTTCGGCGTCCTCCCGGTCCTCGCCGAGGCCGGCGCCGCCCACGGTGTCTCGCCGCTGGAGATCGCCCGCGCCTCCCTCGTCGGCCAGCCGCTGCACATGTCCAGCCCGCTGGTGCCGGCCGTGTACGTGCTCGTCGGTATGGCGAAGGTCGAGTTCGGCGACCACACCAAGTTCGTGGTGAAGTGGGCGGCGGCGACCTCGCTGATCATCCTCGGCGCCGGCGTGCTGTTCGGCATCATCTGA